In Hippoglossus stenolepis isolate QCI-W04-F060 chromosome 21, HSTE1.2, whole genome shotgun sequence, one DNA window encodes the following:
- the LOC118100815 gene encoding sarcoplasmic reticulum histidine-rich calcium-binding protein: MALLKSWVLGLLLVLLCSSQLPLSGVVSAQNVAEAEADLFARNDEVVAEEGETIEGDGGATEEEEEVEREEGEEESDDEEEEAAEGEEDEEAAEEEDDTEEEEDDEVAAEEEEDDAEEEEEAADEEEEEEAAEEEEGDDEEEAADEVDDDEEEDHDDDEQEEEAAAEEDDDEEDEDEEAADEHDTAEEEDAEEDEATEGEEVAAEEDGDDDEHEDIAAETQGEEDAVSHLLHFRSGSLCSVCSICQHCSSSCDKCPCEEGDESDHCKHCQGCSSCYLCPMLCDTICSPGGLVDELTGSLFQ; the protein is encoded by the exons ATGGCACTGTTGAAGAGTTGGGTATTGGGACTCCTGCTGGTGCTCCTGTGCTCATCCCAGCTTCCACTCTCTGGGGTAGTTAGTGCCCAGAACGTGGCCGAAGCAGAGGCCGACCTCTTTGCCAGAAACGATGAGGTTGTGGCAGAGGAGGGCGAAACCATCGAGGGCGATGGTGGTGctactgaggaagaggaagaggtagaaagagaggaaggtgaagaagaatcagacgatgaggaagaggaggcagctgagggagaagaagatgaagaggctgcagaagaggaggatgataccgaagaagaagaggatgatgaggtggcagccgaggaagaggaggatgatgcggaggaggaggaagaggctgcagatgaggaagaggaggaggaggctgctgaagaggaggagggagatgatgaggaggaggctgcagatgaggtagatgatgatgaagaagaggatcACGATGACgatgagcaggaggaagaggcagcagctgaggaggatgatgatgaggaggatgaagatgaggaggcagcagaTGAGCATGatacagcagaagaagaggatgcTGAGGAAGACGAGGCAACCGAAGGAGAGGAGGTAGCTGCGGAAGAGGACGGTGATGATG ATGAGCATGAGGACATCGCAGCAGAGACCCAGGGTGAGGAGGACGCCGTCTCTCACTTGCTGCATTTCCGCTCTGGCTCCTTGTGCAGCGTGTGCTCCATCTGCCAG CACTGCTCCAGTAGCTGTGACAAGTGCCCATGTGAGGAGGGAGACGAATCAGATCACTGCAAGCACTGTCAG GGATGCTCGTCCTGCTACCTCTGCCCCATGCTGTGCGACACCATTTGCTCTCCAG GTGGCCTTGTGGACGAGCTGACTGGGTCCCTATTTCAGTGA